The stretch of DNA TCGTCATCAACAACCACCTCAAGCGGGCCCGCGGCGGGAAGATCTCCTTCACGCACATCATCGGCTACGCGATGGTCCAGGCCATCAAGCAGATGCCGTCGATGAACTGGTCCTTCGCCGAGAAGGACGGCAAGCCCACCCTGGTCAAGCCGGACCACGTCAACCTCGGCCTGGCCATCGACCTGGTCAAGCCCAACGGCGACCGCCAGCTCGTCGTGGCCGCCATCAAGAAGGCCGAGACGCTGAACTTCTTCGAGTTCTGGCAGGCCTACGAGGACATCGTCCGTCGCGCCCGCGACAACAAGCTGACGATGGACGACTTCACCGGCGTCACCGTCTCCCTCACCAACCCCGGCGGTCTCGGCACGGTCCACTCCGTGCCGCGCCTGATGCCCGGCCAGTCGGTGATCATGGGCGTCGGCTCCATGGACTACCCGGCGGAGTTCCAGGGCACCTCCCAGGACACCCTGAACAAGCTCGGCATCTCCAAGGTCATGACGCTCACGTCGACCTACGACCACCGGGTGATCCAGGGCGCCGCCTCCGGCGAGTTCCTGCGCGCCGTCGCCAACCTGCTGCTCGGCGAGCGCGACTTCTACGACGACATCTTCAAGTCGCTGCGCATCCCCTACGAGCCGGTCCGCTGGCTCAAGGACATCGACGCCTCGCACGACGACGACGTCACGAAGGCCGCCCGCGTCTTCGAGCTGATCCACTCCTACCGGGTCCGCGGTCACGTCATGGCCGACACCGACCCGCTGGAGTACCAGCAGCGCAAGCACCCCGACCTGGACATCACCGAGCACGGGCTCACCCTGTGGGACCTGGAGCGCGACTTCGCGGTCGGCGGCTTCGCCGGCAAGACGCTGATGAAGCTGCGCGACATCCTCGGCGTGCTGCGCGACTCGTACTGCCGCACGGTCGGCATCGAGTTCATGCACATCCAGGACCCCAGGCAGCGCAAGTGGATCCAGGACCGCGTCGAGCGCCCGCACTCCAAGCCGGAGCGCGAGGAGCAGCTGCGCATCCTGCGCCGGCTGAACGCGGCCGAGGCCTTCGAGACCTTCCTGCAGACGAAGTACGTCGGCCAGAAGCGGTTCTCCCTGGAGGGCGGCGAGTCCGTCATCCCGCTGCTGGACGCGGTCATCGACTCGGCGGCCGAGTCCCGCCTGGACGAGGTCGTCATCGGCATGGCCCACCGCGGCCGCCTCAACGTCCTGGCCAACATCGTCGGCAAGTCGTACGCGCAGATCTTCCGCGAGTTCGAGGGCAACCTCGACCCGAAGTCGATGCACGGCTCCGGCGACGTGAAGTACCACCTGGGCGCCGAGGGCACCTTCACCGGCCTGGACGGCGAGCAGATCAACGTCTCGCTGGTGGCCAACCCCTCCCACCTGGAGGCGGTGGACCCGGTCCTGGAGGGCGTCTCCCGCGCCAAGCAGGACATCATCAACAAGGGCGGCACGGACTTCACGGTCCTGCCGGTGGCCATCCACGGCGACGCGGCCTTCGCGGGCCAGGGCGTGGTGGCCGAGACCCTGAACATGTCGCAGCTGCGCGGCTACCGCACCGGCGGCACGGTCCACATCGTCATCAACAACCAGGTCGGCTTCACGGCCGCCCCGGAGTCCTCGCGTTCCTCCATGTACGCGACGGACGTGGCGAGGATGATCGAGGCCCCGATCTTCCACGTGAACGGCGACGACCCGGAGGCCGTGGTCCGCGTGGCGCGGCTGGCCTTCGAGTTCCGCCAGGCGTTCAACAAGGACGTGGTGATCGACCTCATCTGCTACCGCCGCCGCGGTCACAACGAGTCGGACAACCCGGCCTTCACCCAGCCGCTGATGTACGACCTGATCGACAAGAAGCGCTCGGTGCGCAAGCTCTACACCGAGTCGCTGATCGGCCGGGGCGACATCACCCTGGAAGAGGCCGAGCAGGCGCTCCAGGACTACCAGGGCCAGCTGGAGAAGGTCTTCACCGAGGTCCGCGAGGCCACCTCCCAGCCGGCCTCCGCGGACGTCCAGGCGCC from Streptomyces sp. 6-11-2 encodes:
- a CDS encoding multifunctional oxoglutarate decarboxylase/oxoglutarate dehydrogenase thiamine pyrophosphate-binding subunit/dihydrolipoyllysine-residue succinyltransferase subunit is translated as MSPQSPSNSSISTDTDQAGKNPAAAFGANEWLVDEIYQQYLQDPNSVDRAWWDFFADYRPGAAAPQAPAGTAAAGAAETTTTAQAAPAVAPAAPARPAPQAAAAPAAPAQAPAAPRPAAAAPAPAKPAAQAPAPAKPAAKAAPAAEAPVGPEFVTLRGPSAAVAKNMNASLELPTATSVRAVPVKLLFDNRIVINNHLKRARGGKISFTHIIGYAMVQAIKQMPSMNWSFAEKDGKPTLVKPDHVNLGLAIDLVKPNGDRQLVVAAIKKAETLNFFEFWQAYEDIVRRARDNKLTMDDFTGVTVSLTNPGGLGTVHSVPRLMPGQSVIMGVGSMDYPAEFQGTSQDTLNKLGISKVMTLTSTYDHRVIQGAASGEFLRAVANLLLGERDFYDDIFKSLRIPYEPVRWLKDIDASHDDDVTKAARVFELIHSYRVRGHVMADTDPLEYQQRKHPDLDITEHGLTLWDLERDFAVGGFAGKTLMKLRDILGVLRDSYCRTVGIEFMHIQDPRQRKWIQDRVERPHSKPEREEQLRILRRLNAAEAFETFLQTKYVGQKRFSLEGGESVIPLLDAVIDSAAESRLDEVVIGMAHRGRLNVLANIVGKSYAQIFREFEGNLDPKSMHGSGDVKYHLGAEGTFTGLDGEQINVSLVANPSHLEAVDPVLEGVSRAKQDIINKGGTDFTVLPVAIHGDAAFAGQGVVAETLNMSQLRGYRTGGTVHIVINNQVGFTAAPESSRSSMYATDVARMIEAPIFHVNGDDPEAVVRVARLAFEFRQAFNKDVVIDLICYRRRGHNESDNPAFTQPLMYDLIDKKRSVRKLYTESLIGRGDITLEEAEQALQDYQGQLEKVFTEVREATSQPASADVQAPQDGFPVAVSTAVSAEAVKRIAESQVNIPDHITVHPRLLPQLQRRAAMVEDGTIDWGMGETLAIGSLLLEGVPVRLSGQDSRRGTFGQRHAVIIDRETGEDFTPLLYLSEDQARYNVYDSLLSEYAAMGFEYGYSLARPDALVMWEAQFGDFTNGAQTVVDEFISSAEQKWGQTSGVTLLLPHGYEGQGPDHSSARPERFLQLCAQNNMTVAMPTLPSNYFHLLRWQVHNPHHKPLVVFTPKSMLRLKAAASKAEEFTTGQFRPVIGDETVDPAAVKKVVFTAGKVYYDLDAERRKRGAADAAAAETAIIRLERLYPLPGAELQAEIAKYPNAEKYLWAQEEPANQGAWPFIALNLIDHLDLAVGADIPAGERLRRISRPHSSSPAVGSAKRHQAEQEQLVREVFEA